The DNA sequence CGAGATCTTCCTCCTGTACCTGTTTCTCTACGGGATCGCCCGGTTCGTCCTCGAGGAGTTTCGCGCCGACACCCCCGCGATCCTCGCCGTGGGCCGGTCGGCCCTGAGCCTGCCGCAGCTGACGGGACTCGGGATGGCGCTGGTCTCCGCGGCGCTGATCCTCGCCGCGGGGCGGCGGCGCCAGGGGGCGTGAGCGGGGACGATGGACACCGCGACGCGGTTCGAGACAGACGCCGGGGGCGGCGGGGCGCGCCTCGACAGGTTCCTGGCGGAACGGATGGAGGGGGTGTCCCGCGCCGCGGTGCAGCGGCTGATCGCGGACCGGCGCGTCCTCGTGAACGGGAAGGCCGTCAAGGCGCACCAGCGCCTTCGACCGGGCGATCGGGTCGAGGTCTGCGTGCCGCCGCCCCGGCCGACGGGCATCCAAGCGGAGCCGGTCCCGCTCTCCGTCCTGTACGAGGACGACGATCTCCTCGTGGTGGACAAGCCGGCGGGGATGATCGTCCACCCGGCGGGGCGCATCGTCTCGGGGACGCTCGTCAACGCGCTCCTCGCCCGGTGCCCGGACCTGTCCGGGATCGGCGGCGCCCTGAAGCCGGGGATCGTGCACCGGCTTGACAAGGGCACGAGCGGCTGCATCGTCGTCGCCAAGGGCGACGAGGCGCACCGGCTGATCGCCGCCCAGTTCGCGCGCCGCGAGGTGTACAAGGAGTATCTCGCCGTCGTGCGCGGGGCCCCCCCTGCGAAACGGGGGATCGTCGAGGGATTGATCGCGCGGCACCCGGTGGAGCGGAAACGGATGGCGGTACGGAAGGACCGCGGCCGCCTCTCGGTCACCCGCTACGAGGTGCGGGAGCGGTTCGACGGATTCTCGCTCGTCTCGCTGCTGCCGGGCACGGGGAGGACGCACCAGATCCGGGTTCACATGGCGCACCTCGGCTGCCCGCTGCTCGGCGACACGCTCTACGGCGGACGGGGGGCGAAGCGGAGGGAGGGGCCGGAGGCGGAGCGGCCGATGCTCCACGCGCGGCGCCTCGGCTTCAGGCACCCGCGCACCGGGGCGGAGGTGCGGGTCGAGGCGCCCGTCCCCGAGGATTTGTTGCGGGTCCTCGCGGCGCTGCGGGCGAAAACCGAATCCACCACGAGAGAGTAGAAACGTGAGACGGGCAGCCGTTCCTCTGTATCCGCTCAGGTTCGAGCCGATCTGCAAGGAGAAGGTCTGGGGCGGGCGGCGCATCGAGGGCGTCTACGGGCGCCCCCTGGCGCCGGGCGCCCGCGTCGGGGAGTCGTGGGAGATCGCCGACCATGGGGGGGACGTGAGCCGCGTGGCGGAGGGGCCGCTGGCGGGCCGTTCCCTGCGGGAGCTCGTCGCGGAGGATCCCGAACGGATCCTCGGCGAAGCGCTCGCCGCCCGCCGCTTCGACCGGTTCCCGCTGCTCTTCAAGCTCCTCGACGCCTCGGCGCACCTCTCCGTCCAGGTCCACCCGCCGGACGGCTACGCGGCGGGGCACGAGCGCGGCGAGTGGGGGAAGACGGAACTCTGGTACGTCGCGGCCGCGGAGCGGGGGGCGGCGCTGCTCTGCGGGCTCCGGCCGGGGCTGGGGCGGGAAGAGTTGACGCGGGCGCTCGCGGAGGGCCGCGTCGACGGGTGCCTCAGGCGGATCGCGGTGAAGCCGGGAGACGCGCTCTTCGTGCCGGCGGGGATGGTGCACGC is a window from the Chlamydiota bacterium genome containing:
- a CDS encoding RluA family pseudouridine synthase, with amino-acid sequence MDTATRFETDAGGGGARLDRFLAERMEGVSRAAVQRLIADRRVLVNGKAVKAHQRLRPGDRVEVCVPPPRPTGIQAEPVPLSVLYEDDDLLVVDKPAGMIVHPAGRIVSGTLVNALLARCPDLSGIGGALKPGIVHRLDKGTSGCIVVAKGDEAHRLIAAQFARREVYKEYLAVVRGAPPAKRGIVEGLIARHPVERKRMAVRKDRGRLSVTRYEVRERFDGFSLVSLLPGTGRTHQIRVHMAHLGCPLLGDTLYGGRGAKRREGPEAERPMLHARRLGFRHPRTGAEVRVEAPVPEDLLRVLAALRAKTESTTRE
- a CDS encoding mannose-6-phosphate isomerase, yielding MRRAAVPLYPLRFEPICKEKVWGGRRIEGVYGRPLAPGARVGESWEIADHGGDVSRVAEGPLAGRSLRELVAEDPERILGEALAARRFDRFPLLFKLLDASAHLSVQVHPPDGYAAGHERGEWGKTELWYVAAAERGAALLCGLRPGLGREELTRALAEGRVDGCLRRIAVKPGDALFVPAGMVHAVCAGVLLFEIEENSDVTYRLFDWGRAGRPLHLAKALEVVDFDLRLDPLVCARWEEGDGFRAAPLARCRHFAATVCEVRGRISSSCAGERFRVLAVASGRGLLRHGGPCGEVVLRGGDHLLLPAALGDYTVEAEGAGMVLLQTEVP